AAGTGCTGTTTTAGGAGTGTTAGAATGAAGGAGGACCAAAGATGTATAAATAGTTTGAAGAAAGTAACTACAGATCAGAAAGCAGCTTCCAGATGTCTTCAAACGCACTTGAATTCTGAAATCAGCTGTTTTAGGGCTTTTACATAGACATGGAGACAGCTCAACCCCTGCACACCCTGTATTTAAAGCAGTTTTGAAGCATCATTAGGATTAGAATCTTGGGAAGTAGATAGTTAAATACTTGACCAAAAGACATATTAAAGGATCGTAAAAAACTCGGTGTAGGCCTTATTAGGATATAACTAGGGCCTGTTCCAAGAAATCAGATTTAAACTCTTTGATTTTGAAAGGGGTGTTCCATATTAAGCTAGCCAGAGATGCAACATCATATATTGTATTCTTATGGAGTTGGATTGACTGAATCATTTGCAGTCGATTTTGCAAAGGAAAGTGAAGTGGTAGAATCTTAAGACTCTTATCTGTCGATTCTGGAGTGTGGATTCTCAGAATTGTTTTGAATGGTTTGGAGTGTGGTTGTTGACTACATTCCTTTTTTAACGATTCCAGCTGTAGAAGAGCTACTAGATCACAATCATTAAATCTAACTGATCCATTAATCCATGAAGTATGAGCAATTCTTCAGAATTCACATATTATGGAACTGTTAGATTTTGGATTGTTAAGGAAGTATTATGATTTAGTCTCAATGTTTATGGTGACTGTAACTGTTAAGGTAACATGGTTGCTAGCATGGACTGagccattttctttttattttttatttttgtgaagtGACCATCTTTGATCATTGCCTATAGGAAATGAAGTTGTCATGTTATATTTCCTTTCACTTACCCTAATTCACATGCTTTGCCTAACAGGAACAACTTGATGGATCTGGTATTGAGCTACCAAGCCTTTATAAGTGGATCGAAAGTCAGGCTCCTAATGGTTGCTGCACTGAAGCTTGGAAAAGGAGGGCACACTGGGTGGGATCTCAGGTGACCAAGGAAACTATTGATTCAGTTGCTGATGCTGAGAAATATCTTCAAATCCATAGGCCTGCTAGACGGTAAGGTTTTCATTTTTCAGCAAGGTGAATTGTGCAAGGTTTGAAATCCATTTAAATGATATACTTTCTGGGCTTAGACGTCATGGTAAATTATTGGAGGAGGGTGCAAGTGGATTTCTGCAGAAAAAACTTTCCATGGATGGAAGTGAGGCTATTGTAGAAAATGGAGAAGTAGATTGGGTCTCTATGAAGAAACTATTCTCAACTAGCAGTGGGGAGGATGTTGCTTCATTTGGTAGTAAGCATTGGGCTTCTGTTTACCTGGCCAATACTCCCCAGGAAGCTGCACTTATGGGACTTAAATTTCCCGGAGTCAATGAGgtgacaaattaaatttaagtgtATAATTAGCCACATTATGACATATCTGCTTAATGCCTTCTGTTTTAAGCATTTTTCAACCCTTCAGCAGCTTGATGTTGTAtcatttgaaatgaaaattgattcaaaatattACTGGGTGACAAGTGCAAAATGTTTTTATCTGATTCTGGTTGATCTGATCTATTGGTTCATTATGTTTTGTCTTCATGCATAGTATAAACCTTCTGTACTTTCAggacttgtcttttttttaaatggggtTTTCATTTCCAATTCTGTTTTTCTGCCCTTGTAATTCAAAGCAAAGCAATCTAAACATTGAATCGGGTTTGAAGAAGCGTATCCGCTAACCCATTCATGGGAAAATGTTTTTAGCTGAGTTTAGTAATAGACTATGGCTTTTTTAAGTTTCTAATTGACTGACAATTACTGTCAGGATTGGTTGGACATATGTTATGTGGTTTTGGTCTCTCTGTTGCAGTTCCTTTTGTCACCATTATTCTAAAGTTCCAACTCGacaatgttcttttttattgaatcttcCAATGgttttgagattttctttttgtcaGGTTGAGGAGATTGAAGATATTGATGAGGATTCCATTGATCCATTTGTTGCAGAGGCCGTGGCAAATGAAAAGGAACTTGTTCTTTCAGAGGAACAGAGAAAAAGTTATAGAAAGGTTGGtcaatatatttatgttgaatATTATGATTTTACTTTCCTGAAAATTTAAGATTAAGATTCTGGACATTGAATTACTTGCTTTTTGGAGCCTTATTCCTGTTAACAAGGCTAGTACTAAAATGATTAGCTAGTTCATTAGAATAACTAGCACAGCCATTGAAGAACTTAATCCATCAATAATCAGATGGGTCAAAATGCTGCTTTCCTTAAACTATCTTTGCTCCAATGAGGTGATCTGATTGTCTCTGGATTCTTACAATTAAAGTTCCTATTGATTCTCATTCCCATTGGTGGTCAAGCAGCAGTGTTTCTACTGGTGCTTTAGGgattccttgaattttttttgttagtgattgagattttttttgatatttggaactttgtgattgtaatttttatttcttaatccaGAAAATCCAAACCTTCGTGGTACCTTGGGATTATTGTATGATAATTTTCCTAGCTTCATTGTGATGTCATGCTTCTGTTGTTTCATGGGAGTTTTCTTAGCTGAGGTTCAGTGGGATTGGGCTGGCCTTCTATGATATTCCTTTTGCTTTCATCTCTTGGAGGATGACTTTTGTCCAACATGCTTTTGCTTATCTTTTCAGTCagttaatataattttcttgtttctagAAATGTATTGGTATTTCATCTTGCAATTTGTGTCCGGTAGATTATAGTGATTGTCAAGCTTCTTTGATTGTATGCTCCATTGATATTTAAATTGTATATTTCTTGTACTTGTACATTGAAAGGTTCTTGTTTTTGTACATTGAAAGGTCAAAGAGGAAGATGATGCAAAGATTGATCAGAAACTTCAACTTCATTTGAAACAGAGGAGACAGCGTAAGAGATGTAAACAGGTGAGACTTCCACTCATTGTTCTCTTCGTTTGCCATTTCCTGTTATCTAAGCCATGAATTCTTTCTTCTGGTGGTGAATGTTGGGACTCTTGACATGATCTCATAATAGCGGAAGGCTATAAAATTTTGGTTGTTCTGAGTCTGAAATTGTTCCATATTAAACTAGGTCTTGGAAACTCAATTGATTGCATATGCTGATTCTGTCATGTTTTTAAAGTCCAACTGTTTCTAATTAAACTATTATAGTTTGAATTAGGTGTAggaaatttaattcattgtgTAGTGTATGCTTCAGCTATTATGTCTTCAATAGTTcaactgttcttttttttttttttttgatgggGATGCTACAGAGCATATAATCTCAAGgcaatccttcaatattgaattcCTAGTAATTAGTGTAAAACTATATGTTCTCTTGAAATGGACTGGTCATGTTCCTTTTTCTTGAACTCTTCTTGAATTAGGGTGTTAGCTCAGTCATCCAGGAAATGGGAAGGAACATGGATGAGTCACTGCCTCTGGATGACGATTACAATGAAGTCACATGCCAAGATTTGAAGAAAGACAAGCTTTCTGTAGACCTTGTAATGGAACATTCTACAGGTAAGAGCAATTCAGTTTTCCCAGAGTCTGCGCTGCCTGATGCCACTGAACCTAGAAGGTCGAAGCGTCCAAATGAGAGTGAGGATCGAAGCATCAATGATAAGAAGATTCGGACTGTTATCATAGACAGTGATGATGAAGCGGACATTCTGGAGGATAAATCAGTACACAACATTAAAGTTGAGGATCAATCAACTTTGCAAGAGAACACTGGGGACCCTACAACTGATTGCAATCCTTCACAGGGTTCAAATGAGAAGTTTCTTTGCACTGCCTGTGATAAAGTGGCTGTTGAAGCGCACTCACATCCACTTTTGAAAGTAATAGTTTGCAAAGACTGTAAATTCTTAATGGAGGAAAAGATGCATGCGAAGGTATGAACATTAATTTTTGCCTGTGCATTTAACCAAGTTGCTTCAAATAAGTTATAAAATGCTAAAGTATCACGCTTCATAGATACGCATGTAAGCAGTTACCTAAGATTATTGTCATAACTAGGTGGTTTTCTGGTCAGCCATCACAATAATTCTAATGAGTGGATCAGCTTGCTAGGATTCTTGTTTTAGTTAAACAACCTTAGAAAGATTCTCTCTTTTGTTGCAATTATGATGTGATATATTGATGAAATGTAAAATAGTTTTACATTTCATCAGAGAATAATGGAAGCGCGATAATTTTAACCTTTATGGAATTATCAGTGTTACTGTTATCCCTAGTCAGTAGCTAATAAAAACTCAAGATGTAACAAGAACATTTACCTCCATTTTTACAAGCCATAGAAGTCTGATGATTATAAGAGTGCTGGTTCTTACAATTGGCTATGACAAATCCAACCAGTTGTCTCTCTTTCTTTTAGCATGcgtaacaaaaacaacaaattagaACTCTGATTGCTTGGAGTCTGaaacatttttaaatctttgaaTTTCTCCCTGCAGACTGTTACATCTTGCTAGGATCATGGAGTTTGCAAAAAGTGAAAGATTACTaacttattgttttaaaaaaaatgctttttatcCTATTATATTTTCCACAATTCCATTCCTGAGCTTAACTTGTTGCAGGATCCTGACTGTTCTGGGTGTTACTGTGGATGGTGTGGACGGAACATTGAATTGGTAAGTTGTAAGTCATGCAGAACATTATTCTGCACTGCTTGTATAAAACGGAACATTGGTGAAGAGTACTTGCCTAAGGTTCCAGCTTCTGGTTGGCAATGTTGTTGTTGCTCTCCAAGTCTGCTACAAATGCTTACATTACAATTAGAGAAAGCCGTGGGGTCTGGCGATACAATGATTACGAGCTCTGACAGTGATTCAGAGTCCTCAGATACAGATGGTGGTGTTACAATCAGGTATACTGTTGTTCCTTATGAGACAGACTTTTGTCTGTAGTTTTATGTTATGAGATTGTATCCCAAACATAACTCTCAAATTATGCTACTTTGTATCAGATctaagagaaagaagaaaaagaagatcaGAAGGATCATTGATGATGCTGAATTAGGAGAAGAGACCAAGAGAAAAATTGCTATTGAAAAGgtgctcttttttttgttattttttaataattgatttggttaaatcaggTATGTCAGTACTGATTATGCATTGTGTTGTGATCTTATGCAGGAACGTCAAGAACGCTTGAAATCCCTGAAAGTACAGTTTTCTGACAAATCCAAGATGATCAATCCTGCAAGCTGCAGTGGAAACTTAACTGAAGGTGCTAGTGTTGAAGTGCTTGGTGATGCCACAACAGGTTATATTGTGAATGTCGTGAGGGAAAAAGGTGAAGAAGCTGTGAGGATTCCTCCAAGCATTTCGTCTAAATTGAAAGCCCATCAGGTTTCATTCTATCCTTATGTAGGTTTCCATACTTAGTCTAGTGGTCTCATTAGTTGGTTGCGTCATTCTGTTTCTTGTATCCAAACTGTAACTACAGTGTTTGAAAACTTAGTGCACTACCCTTTGGGGTTCTTAACCCACCACCTCgctcaaaattaatatttggttCTCAACTTGCTTTCTTATTGTTCCAGCAATTAAGATTTCAGCACATTTTACATCAGCAGGCATTAAATATGGGCATTTAAAGTGTAGGAAGCGAGGGCCTGAATGGGGGTCCATTTGATATGCTTCCTTATCAAATGTTACAGCTCTTCACTGATACTGATTTTTCGttcttatttctattttattataaatgtttctttttattgcttacCCAAGTTGATTTGAGATTGCAGGTGGCAGGGATAAGATTTTTGTGGGAAAATATTATACAGTCAATTGGAAAAGCAAGGTCTGGTGATAAAGGTCTTGGTTGCATTTTAGCGCATATGATGGGCCTTGGTAAAACTTTTCAGGTACTCTGTTCGGTTCCTCTTTTGAATCCACTTCCCATGGGTAATATATGAGGGGATATAATGTGAGTGGTCTTGAGAATGTTTGCCACTAAATCTGATGAAGTGTTAACTGGTGAGTTTTTGCCAATTTATTTCAACCTTCTAGATAAGTTATTCTCTCTACCCCTGATGTCCACAATTAAATGTTAACTCCAAATattctaaattatataattatgtacTTAATTATAGCATGGTGAACAATCAGTTTAATGTTTGTAGTTTTAGTGGCAGTGCTAGTAATAGCAGGAACCCTTGAATGCTGACCGCCATGCCATAATTTAATGGTGCAGCATAGCATTATAGTTGTTTAATTTGGTTGGATAGTTAGCTAGATTTAATGAATTGCATCTACAGGTCATAGCTTTTCTGTACACTGCCATGAGAAGTGTTGATCTGGGTTTGAGAACAGTGCTCATTGTGACTCCTGTGAATGTGCTGCATAACTGGCGCAAGGAGTTCATGAAGTGGACACCTTCAGAAGTAAAACCACTCCGTGTTTTCATGCTGGAGGATGTGTCGAGGTTTTATTACATAACtttcccctttctttcttttgaccGAATGACAAAGGAaattgtcaaattaattttatttgtgaagTTTCAAGTGTAGTATTATCTGAATATATGCTCTTAACTAAGCTAGATTGCAAGTTCTTTTATATGAATTGTTAATGATAACAACAATTCAGCATTTATCCCTTGAAAATATTGTGGAAATTATTGTCAATGAGTTTTGGGTATTTTACTAAAAGAATAGCAAATGTACCTGATgtccaaatataaaaagaaaagctaagATTGCTAAGATTGCTAATATTTTTACTGCATCCACCAACTGATCAGGCAATGTCATGTATTCTTTACCCGTGTTCTAATCTGTGAGCTCACTTTAATTTTTACACTTGTCTTATAAGGTTTAACATATCGAGatctgttttattttcttagagTTTGAGCgcaattgggggggggggggggagtcaTTTTGGTGTTTCTTTTGTTGGTAAAGATACGAAAATGGAAAGACTGACATCTAATTAGTCTAGGTCTGACTCTTGTGAACTATTGATAGTTTAGGTATCCGACAGAATATCTTGAATATTTTACATAGAAAGGTTTAGTCAAGGCAGTGTCATTATATCCAGTATAAGATTAGATAATAAGTCCACCCCACTCCCTCACcccccctctttctctctctctttctgtttGGATCTTCCATTCTGAACCTTTTTAATTTACTGTTGGGGTTTCTGGCATTAGGGAGAGAAGAGCGGAATTGCTTGCAAAGTGGAGAGCTAAAGGTGGTGTATTCTTGATTGGCTACTCTGCCTTTCGTAACTTAACCcttggaaagaatgtgaaggaACCAAAATTGGCTAGAGAAATTTGTAATGCCTTGCAGGTAATTTGTGTCTTAACCTTCCACTCAGTCTGTGCTTTGAATCACTCAAGACCAATCATTGATCTTGATATGCACATTTAAACATTGCATTGATGAAAATTGCTTTTCTAATATCAGGATGGACCTGATATACTTGTTTGTGATGAAGCTCATATAATCAAGAATACCAGGGCTGATACAACCCAAGCACTGAAACTCGTGAAATGCCAGAGAAGGATAGCATTAACTGGATCACCTCTTCAGAACAATCTAATGGAGTATTATTGTGTAAGTTGGTCAAGATGATTAAAGATTCTGATTTTCTATTCAAGGGTATGCTTCTTATAGGATTTATTATCCGAAACAGATGGTTGATTTTGTAAGAGAAGGTTTTCTTGGCAGCAGCCACGAGTTCAGGAATCGGTAAACTTTATATCTGACATTTTTCTGGCTGCTTTCTCCTTTTCACCAGCTCCCGTACATCTTAATTAGGTGTTCTCATGCTTGCAGTTTCCAAAATCCTATAGAAAATGGACAACATACTAATTCAATGGTTGATGATGTAAAGATTATGAACCAGAGATCTCATATTCTCTATGAACAATTGAAAGGGTTTGTTCAAAGAATGGACATGAGCGTGGTGAAGAAAGACCTGCCACCTAAAACTGTATTTGTAGTGGCTGTAAAGCTTTCTCCATTACAGAGGAAATTGTACAAGAGATTCCTTGATGTGCATGGGTTCACAAATGGCAGGGTTTCGAATGAAAAGATGAGGAAGAGCTTTTTTGCTGGTTACCAGGCATTGGCTCAGGTTTGTTGTTGGTTATTATGTCCGTCATGCTTGTAGTAAGCTCTTCCTTTATGATAGATGGGCACACACTTACACATGATATCATGTCTTTTATGCTCCATTTACCCATTTTGGTAGTACAATGTGAAACATGACCATGTGTATGTATATGTAACACCCATCAATACAACTTAAAAGTAATACCCTTGTCTTAAAGTCTtgtaaaattgatttggtttaTCTGGACATTCAATTGCTTAAACTTTAAAGTTATATGTCCCTTATTTCACAGTTTTCTTTCATGCAGTCAAAACCAAATTACCGAGGTTTCCTCCCTGACTATTTTTGTTGAAGAATATTGCTAAAGTTGACATAGTAAATAGTTTGGCATTATGAAAGAAAACTTAGAAAACCAAAATTGGCTATaactttttctcaattttaatgTGCAAACTTGTGTCAACTACTAGGAAAGAATATGATCATTTTACTGTAGGTTTTGTTACCAAATTCATGGGACATTTGGGTCGTGGTACAGGGTTTGGGAATTACATTTGCACACATGTGAATTCACGATATTTAGGGGGTATTTAGTACACTGATTTGTGGTTAGTAGCAGGCCATTGgttatattttgatcattacCTAGTTAAATTTACATGACTTTAGAAAAACTCTTCCTtaattagttcttttttttccttaaaacaaTAGG
This genomic interval from Populus nigra chromosome 11, ddPopNigr1.1, whole genome shotgun sequence contains the following:
- the LOC133668456 gene encoding protein CHROMATIN REMODELING 20-like isoform X2 → MEEKNEEVEDIDSASSDSFIDDYENDEPSTSGQDDGTRIQVPLTDQEIEELVAEFLEVESKAAEGQEALEKESLAKVESDVREELAQSLQGDDLEAAVEDEMATFREEWENVLDELETESYHLLEQLDGSGIELPSLYKWIESQAPNGCCTEAWKRRAHWVGSQVTKETIDSVADAEKYLQIHRPARRRHGKLLEEGASGFLQKKLSMDGSEAIVENGEVDWVSMKKLFSTSSGEDVASFGSKHWASVYLANTPQEAALMGLKFPGVNEVEEIEDIDEDSIDPFVAEAVANEKELVLSEEQRKSYRKVKEEDDAKIDQKLQLHLKQRRQRKRCKQGVSSVIQEMGRNMDESLPLDDDYNEVTCQDLKKDKLSVDLVMEHSTGKSNSVFPESALPDATEPRRSKRPNESEDRSINDKKIRTVIIDSDDEADILEDKSVHNIKVEDQSTLQENTGDPTTDCNPSQGSNEKFLCTACDKVAVEAHSHPLLKVIVCKDCKFLMEEKMHAKDPDCSGCYCGWCGRNIELVSCKSCRTLFCTACIKRNIGEEYLPKVPASGWQCCCCSPSLLQMLTLQLEKAVGSGDTMITSSDSDSESSDTDGGVTIRSKRKKKKKIRRIIDDAELGEETKRKIAIEKERQERLKSLKVQFSDKSKMINPASCSGNLTEGASVEVLGDATTGYIVNVVREKGEEAVRIPPSISSKLKAHQVAGIRFLWENIIQSIGKARSGDKGLGCILAHMMGLGKTFQVIAFLYTAMRSVDLGLRTVLIVTPVNVLHNWRKEFMKWTPSEVKPLRVFMLEDVSRERRAELLAKWRAKGGVFLIGYSAFRNLTLGKNVKEPKLAREICNALQDGPDILVCDEAHIIKNTRADTTQALKLVKCQRRIALTGSPLQNNLMEYYCMVDFVREGFLGSSHEFRNRFQNPIENGQHTNSMVDDVKIMNQRSHILYEQLKGFVQRMDMSVVKKDLPPKTVFVVAVKLSPLQRKLYKRFLDVHGFTNGRVSNEKMRKSFFAGYQALAQIWNHPGILQLRKGRDYIGREDNVENVLADDCSSDENVDYNTIVGEKSRNQNDFVQGKSDDGFFQKDWWNDLLHENNYKVIDYSGKMVLLLDILVMSSNGGDKTLVFSQSIPTLDLIELYLSRLTRHGKKEKFWRKGKDWYRLDGRTESSERQRLVERFNDPENKRVKCTLISTRAGSLGINLYAANRVIIVDGSWNPTYDLQAIYRAWRLSQCLLTD
- the LOC133668456 gene encoding protein CHROMATIN REMODELING 20-like isoform X1 translates to MEEKNEEVEDIDSASSDSFIDDYENDEPSTSGQDDGTRIQVPLTDQEIEELVAEFLEVESKAAEGQEALEKESLAKVESDVREELAQSLQGDDLEAAVEDEMATFREEWENVLDELETESYHLLEQLDGSGIELPSLYKWIESQAPNGCCTEAWKRRAHWVGSQVTKETIDSVADAEKYLQIHRPARRRHGKLLEEGASGFLQKKLSMDGSEAIVENGEVDWVSMKKLFSTSSGEDVASFGSKHWASVYLANTPQEAALMGLKFPGVNEVEEIEDIDEDSIDPFVAEAVANEKELVLSEEQRKSYRKVKEEDDAKIDQKLQLHLKQRRQRKRCKQGVSSVIQEMGRNMDESLPLDDDYNEVTCQDLKKDKLSVDLVMEHSTGKSNSVFPESALPDATEPRRSKRPNESEDRSINDKKIRTVIIDSDDEADILEDKSVHNIKVEDQSTLQENTGDPTTDCNPSQGSNEKFLCTACDKVAVEAHSHPLLKVIVCKDCKFLMEEKMHAKDPDCSGCYCGWCGRNIELVSCKSCRTLFCTACIKRNIGEEYLPKVPASGWQCCCCSPSLLQMLTLQLEKAVGSGDTMITSSDSDSESSDTDGGVTIRSKRKKKKKIRRIIDDAELGEETKRKIAIEKERQERLKSLKVQFSDKSKMINPASCSGNLTEGASVEVLGDATTGYIVNVVREKGEEAVRIPPSISSKLKAHQVAGIRFLWENIIQSIGKARSGDKGLGCILAHMMGLGKTFQVIAFLYTAMRSVDLGLRTVLIVTPVNVLHNWRKEFMKWTPSEVKPLRVFMLEDVSRERRAELLAKWRAKGGVFLIGYSAFRNLTLGKNVKEPKLAREICNALQDGPDILVCDEAHIIKNTRADTTQALKLVKCQRRIALTGSPLQNNLMEYYCMVDFVREGFLGSSHEFRNRFQNPIENGQHTNSMVDDVKIMNQRSHILYEQLKGFVQRMDMSVVKKDLPPKTVFVVAVKLSPLQRKLYKRFLDVHGFTNGRVSNEKMRKSFFAGYQALAQIWNHPGILQLRKGRDYIGREDNVENVLADDCSSDENVDYNTIVGEKSRNQNDFVQGKSDDGFFQKDWWNDLLHENNYKVIDYSGKMVLLLDILVMSSNGGDKTLVFSQSIPTLDLIELYLSRLTRHGKKEKFWRKGKDWYRLDGRTESSERQRLVERFNDPENKRVKCTLISTRAGSLGINLYAANRVIIVDGSWNPTYDLQAIYRAWRYGQTKPVFAYRLMAHGTMEEKIYKRQVTKEGLAARVVDRQQVYRTMSREEMLHLFEFGDDEKSDTLNDIGQEYRHADTRNVTCQTVNSLKENIPCSHGSCSSDKLMESLLDKHRQRWIFDYHEHETLLQENEEEKLTKEEQDMAWEVYKRSLEWEEVQRVSLDDSTFERKPQMSNGASSALDTSSIPLPSMAPPASEASKVAPSKSILRSRVVQRKCTNLSHLLTLRSQGTKAGCTTVCGECAQEISWEDLNREGKAAR